A portion of the Paenibacillus hamazuiensis genome contains these proteins:
- the addB gene encoding helicase-exonuclease AddAB subunit AddB, giving the protein MAIRFVIGRAGSGKTSFCLDEIRSRLMGEPVGSPLIMLVPEQATFQAEYELVRTPGLGGMARAQALSFRRLAWRVMQEAGGTARLPIDDTGKKLLLHKLLHRRQNELKWFHASVDQLGVIENLNELFTEFKRYAITAEQLGERAGALLGESAGPASFADKLHDIHYIFREFEEELSKLYLDGEDCLSLLAKQLAEVDYAKEAEIWVDGFNGFTPQEFAVLGQLMLHAREVTVTLCLDREYGADERPDELTLFHPTARTMVRLQRIAEEQGVVVKETVKLRPPAEARFGNSPMLAHLESSLDKKIRVPYRRVPESEQVIPLQRPQITFCGAVNRRAEVEAAAREMVRLVREDGLRWRDLSVRVRNSEEYGDLLAATLSDYGIPHFFDQKRTVLHHPLVELIRSALEVIRSYWKYDPVFRCVKTDFFLPMPGEESRITRDDMDRLENYVLALGIYGARWTDGKPWTYAFQSDLEDDEEQELTKSQERYLRKINECRNRIAEPLLAFQTRMNKAKTVRRRVEALYELLSGLRAPQRLELWSVQNLRAGRPEKAKEHAQVWDRVVDMMDQLVELMGEESVTLDMFAELVETGLESIRLGLVPPALDQVLVGSVDRTRSGPVKHLFLLGVGDGVMPSRIAEDGILTESEREMLAGSGLELAESSRRKLLDEQFLIYSTLCVPSDRLWLSYPLADDEGKSLLPSDVIREVRQLFPAVKERLLLGEPGAAMEPAEQAEYIAHPQRALSYLAVQLKHAAQGGAIADLWWDVYNWFAGREEWRGKLQGIVQALFFTNAERPLAPQTSLELYGERLKASVSRMERFVSCPFSQFVSHGLRLSERRIYRLEAPDIGQLFHAALSKFAEQVTQDGADWGSLSADECRDRAAAVVDVLAPRLQSEILLSSKRYHYIARKLKATVGRAAAILGEHARRGRFEPVGLELGFGPGETLPPLVYRLDNGATMELIGRIDRVDKAETEQGTLLRVIDYKSSRTSLNLGEVYYGLSLQMLTYLDVVLTYAERWIGTKAAPAGVLYFHVHNPLLPRKNAPTPDEIEKELAKRYKMKGLVLADEQAVKLMDGGLEGKSGYSQLIPVALKADGGFYKSSSVATEAQWTSLRKYVRRTIRRIGSDISAGKVDIAPYRMGKKAACQLCPYKPVCQFDPLLEGSRFEVLPQYGKDYALQLIEQAAQKEAPLEAILEATGEASADAYGKSFTGGGDRHDDTQGA; this is encoded by the coding sequence ATGGCGATACGTTTTGTGATCGGCCGGGCCGGCAGCGGTAAAACGTCGTTTTGCCTGGACGAGATTCGCAGCCGATTGATGGGCGAGCCGGTCGGCAGCCCGCTCATTATGCTCGTACCCGAGCAGGCGACGTTTCAAGCGGAGTACGAGCTGGTGCGTACTCCGGGGCTTGGCGGCATGGCGCGAGCTCAGGCGCTCAGCTTTCGGCGACTGGCGTGGCGTGTGATGCAGGAAGCGGGCGGAACCGCCAGATTGCCGATCGACGATACGGGCAAAAAGCTGCTTCTCCATAAACTTTTACATAGGCGTCAAAACGAATTGAAATGGTTTCACGCATCCGTCGACCAGCTCGGCGTCATCGAAAATTTGAACGAGCTGTTTACCGAGTTCAAACGGTATGCGATTACGGCGGAGCAGCTTGGGGAACGTGCCGGAGCTCTGCTCGGTGAATCGGCGGGCCCGGCGTCGTTTGCGGACAAGCTTCACGATATTCATTACATATTCCGCGAATTTGAAGAGGAGCTCTCGAAGCTGTATCTTGACGGCGAAGACTGCTTGTCGCTGCTGGCCAAGCAGCTTGCAGAGGTCGATTACGCGAAAGAGGCCGAGATATGGGTCGACGGGTTTAACGGGTTTACGCCGCAGGAATTCGCCGTGCTGGGGCAGCTGATGCTGCATGCCCGGGAAGTGACGGTAACGCTTTGTCTCGACCGGGAGTACGGCGCGGACGAACGGCCGGACGAGCTGACGCTGTTCCATCCGACCGCGCGCACGATGGTCCGTTTGCAGCGGATCGCCGAGGAGCAGGGAGTCGTCGTGAAAGAGACCGTAAAGCTCAGACCGCCGGCGGAAGCGCGCTTCGGAAACAGCCCGATGCTCGCGCATCTGGAAAGCAGCCTTGATAAGAAGATCAGAGTGCCATATCGGCGCGTTCCGGAATCGGAGCAGGTCATTCCGCTGCAGCGCCCGCAAATTACGTTTTGCGGGGCGGTGAACCGCAGAGCCGAGGTAGAGGCCGCAGCCCGGGAGATGGTTCGCCTCGTTCGCGAGGATGGGCTGCGCTGGCGCGACCTGTCGGTGCGTGTCCGCAACAGCGAGGAGTACGGTGACCTGCTCGCGGCTACGCTCAGCGATTACGGCATTCCGCATTTTTTCGATCAAAAACGGACCGTGCTGCACCATCCGCTCGTCGAGCTCATTCGCTCGGCGCTGGAGGTTATCCGTTCCTACTGGAAATACGATCCGGTGTTCCGCTGCGTGAAAACCGACTTTTTCCTGCCGATGCCCGGCGAGGAGTCGAGAATCACCCGCGACGATATGGACCGGCTGGAAAATTACGTGCTCGCTCTCGGCATTTACGGGGCGCGCTGGACCGACGGCAAGCCGTGGACCTACGCATTCCAAAGCGATCTTGAGGACGATGAGGAGCAGGAGCTGACAAAGTCTCAAGAGCGTTATCTCCGCAAGATCAACGAATGCCGCAACCGAATCGCGGAGCCATTGCTCGCGTTTCAAACGCGGATGAACAAAGCGAAGACGGTGCGCAGACGGGTGGAGGCGCTCTATGAGCTGTTGTCCGGGCTGCGGGCTCCGCAAAGGCTGGAGCTTTGGAGCGTGCAAAACCTCAGAGCCGGCCGGCCGGAAAAAGCAAAGGAGCACGCCCAGGTTTGGGACCGCGTCGTCGACATGATGGATCAGCTCGTCGAACTGATGGGCGAGGAGAGCGTCACGCTCGATATGTTTGCCGAACTTGTGGAGACGGGACTGGAAAGCATTCGGCTTGGCCTTGTGCCCCCGGCCCTTGATCAGGTGCTCGTCGGCAGCGTCGATCGGACCCGCTCGGGGCCGGTCAAGCATTTGTTCCTGCTCGGAGTCGGTGATGGCGTGATGCCGTCGCGAATTGCCGAGGACGGCATTTTGACTGAGAGCGAGAGGGAAATGCTCGCCGGAAGCGGCCTCGAGCTGGCGGAGAGCAGCCGGCGAAAGCTGCTCGATGAACAGTTTCTCATCTACAGCACGCTGTGCGTCCCTTCGGATCGCTTGTGGCTCAGTTATCCGCTTGCCGATGACGAGGGCAAGTCGCTGCTGCCGTCCGACGTGATCCGCGAGGTGCGGCAGCTGTTCCCGGCCGTCAAAGAGCGGCTTCTCCTGGGAGAACCGGGTGCGGCGATGGAGCCGGCGGAGCAGGCCGAATACATTGCGCATCCGCAGCGGGCATTATCGTACCTGGCAGTGCAGCTGAAGCACGCGGCGCAGGGTGGGGCGATCGCCGATCTGTGGTGGGACGTGTACAACTGGTTCGCCGGGCGGGAGGAGTGGCGCGGCAAGCTGCAGGGCATCGTGCAGGCGCTCTTTTTTACGAATGCCGAGCGCCCGCTGGCGCCCCAGACAAGCTTGGAGCTCTACGGAGAGCGGCTTAAAGCGTCTGTCTCGCGGATGGAGAGATTCGTCTCGTGCCCGTTTTCGCAGTTCGTCTCACACGGCCTGCGTCTTTCCGAACGCCGTATTTACAGACTGGAGGCGCCGGATATCGGCCAATTGTTCCATGCCGCGCTCAGCAAGTTCGCAGAGCAAGTGACGCAGGATGGCGCAGATTGGGGCTCATTATCGGCGGACGAGTGCCGGGACCGAGCGGCCGCAGTCGTCGATGTGCTGGCCCCGAGGCTGCAGAGCGAAATTTTGCTCAGCTCCAAACGGTACCATTACATCGCCAGAAAGCTGAAGGCAACGGTCGGCAGGGCCGCGGCCATTCTGGGGGAGCACGCCCGCAGGGGCCGTTTCGAGCCGGTCGGACTCGAGCTCGGCTTCGGGCCGGGCGAGACGCTTCCGCCGCTTGTGTACCGTTTGGACAACGGAGCGACGATGGAGCTCATCGGCCGGATCGACCGCGTCGACAAGGCCGAAACGGAGCAGGGTACGCTGCTTCGCGTCATCGACTACAAATCGAGCCGGACGTCGCTGAATCTTGGCGAGGTGTATTACGGTTTGTCACTGCAAATGCTGACGTACCTGGATGTCGTTCTCACATATGCCGAGCGGTGGATCGGCACGAAGGCCGCCCCGGCGGGAGTGCTGTATTTTCACGTTCATAACCCGCTGCTGCCCAGGAAAAACGCGCCGACGCCGGACGAAATCGAGAAGGAGCTGGCGAAGCGCTACAAAATGAAAGGGCTCGTCCTGGCCGACGAGCAGGCGGTCAAGCTGATGGACGGCGGGCTCGAAGGAAAAAGCGGCTATTCGCAGCTGATTCCGGTTGCGCTGAAGGCGGACGGCGGCTTTTACAAATCGTCGTCGGTGGCGACGGAAGCGCAATGGACGTCGCTTCGCAAATACGTCCGGCGGACGATACGCCGCATCGGCAGCGACATCTCGGCGGGCAAGGTGGATATTGCCCCGTACAGGATGGGAAAAAAAGCGGCCTGCCAATTGTGCCCGTACAAGCCGGTTTGCCAGTTCGATCCGCTGCTGGAGGGCAGCCGGTTCGAGGTGCTGCCGCAGTACGGCAAAGACTATGCGCTGCAGCTGATCGAGCAGGCCGCTCAGAAGGAAGCGCCGCTGGAAGCGATTTTGGAAGCGACTGGAGAAGCAAGCGCGGATGCATACGGGAAATCGTTCACGGGAGGAGGAGACCGCCATGACGATACGCAAGGTGCCTAA
- a CDS encoding Rpn family recombination-promoting nuclease/putative transposase, with protein sequence METGQKNSEIPFPHDSSYRYLLSSKKLFIELLRSFVRRGWTLQLDETHVEEINHSFVLPDFKRREADLVYKVRLNGRDVIFYVLVELQSTVDMAMPYRLLLYQTEIWRYVLRNRKTDDNESPFSLPAIVPIVLYNGQRPWSAKRRFRELLAGEETFGPELLDFEYILLDVERYTEEELLSLSNTIGSVFLLDQTADQDLLLERLRKLMNTIRQMPEDVQSQFIN encoded by the coding sequence ATGGAAACAGGCCAAAAAAATTCGGAAATCCCGTTCCCGCATGACTCCTCCTACCGCTATCTGCTTTCCAGCAAAAAGCTGTTTATCGAGCTTCTTCGCTCCTTTGTACGCAGAGGCTGGACCTTGCAGCTCGATGAAACGCATGTTGAAGAAATCAATCATTCCTTTGTGCTGCCGGACTTTAAACGCAGGGAAGCAGATTTGGTATATAAGGTGCGTCTTAACGGCCGCGATGTCATCTTTTACGTGTTGGTGGAGCTGCAGTCGACGGTCGATATGGCTATGCCTTACCGTCTGCTTTTATACCAGACGGAAATTTGGCGTTACGTGCTGCGAAACCGCAAAACGGACGACAACGAATCGCCCTTCTCGCTGCCGGCGATCGTACCGATCGTACTGTACAACGGCCAGCGGCCTTGGTCGGCCAAACGCCGGTTCCGGGAGCTGCTTGCCGGAGAAGAGACTTTTGGACCAGAGTTGCTCGATTTTGAATATATTTTGCTTGATGTGGAGCGTTACACGGAGGAAGAGCTGTTGTCGCTATCGAACACCATCGGCTCTGTCTTTTTGCTCGATCAAACGGCGGATCAAGATCTGCTTCTGGAGCGGCTGCGAAAGCTGATGAATACGATCCGGCAAATGCCGGAAGATGTACAGTCGCAATTTATAAACTGA
- a CDS encoding DUF936 domain-containing protein, with product MGLQKNLETIKQKGMEEGFLKGLEEGREEGREEGREEGIEQVAKRLIDMGLDNAAIAAATGFPEEKIERLRKKIH from the coding sequence ATGGGGCTGCAAAAAAATCTGGAGACCATTAAGCAGAAGGGCATGGAAGAGGGATTCCTCAAGGGTCTGGAGGAAGGCCGGGAGGAAGGGCGCGAAGAAGGGCGCGAAGAAGGCATTGAACAAGTCGCCAAGCGGCTGATCGACATGGGACTGGACAACGCGGCAATTGCAGCCGCAACCGGATTCCCGGAGGAAAAGATTGAGCGGCTGCGCAAAAAGATTCACTAA
- a CDS encoding helix-turn-helix domain-containing protein — protein MQMQIKLPQLELYKFEDGYENAPHAHDNEFQITIPIYGTCRFTHEHRTYELAAGESLVQHPADRHSFQIGHSSGVIIFKINERGLLQPDAGAQRRIELDFRQRFDPAEVSQYFRRWTSQLLTHERVDRLAAEETESQVLWYLRRSLRGSQSSELPGDGAVLPDRHLSRALEYIHAHYAEQLSVESLATIALQSRFHFIRSFKNFTGMTPYQYVLRLRVEEAKRRLAHSHESVTEISFGVGFASPSQLYRVFEKTVGQTPEQYRSGRDGADHEKRVKD, from the coding sequence ATGCAGATGCAGATCAAATTGCCGCAGCTGGAGCTTTACAAGTTCGAAGACGGGTACGAAAACGCTCCGCATGCGCACGACAACGAATTTCAAATCACGATCCCGATCTACGGCACATGCCGGTTTACGCATGAGCACCGCACTTACGAGCTGGCGGCGGGTGAAAGTCTGGTCCAGCATCCGGCGGATCGGCATTCGTTTCAAATTGGGCATTCCTCGGGCGTCATTATTTTTAAAATCAACGAACGCGGCTTGCTTCAGCCGGATGCGGGCGCGCAGAGGCGAATCGAGCTGGACTTCCGGCAGCGCTTCGACCCGGCCGAAGTATCGCAATATTTCCGCAGGTGGACGTCGCAGCTGCTCACTCATGAACGGGTGGACCGGCTCGCGGCGGAGGAAACCGAGTCGCAGGTGCTTTGGTATTTGCGGCGTTCTCTGCGGGGCAGCCAGTCAAGCGAGCTGCCCGGGGACGGAGCCGTGCTTCCCGACCGGCATCTGTCCCGGGCGCTGGAATACATTCATGCGCATTACGCCGAGCAGCTCAGCGTGGAGTCGCTTGCCACGATCGCGCTGCAGAGCCGGTTTCATTTTATCCGGTCGTTTAAAAATTTTACCGGCATGACCCCCTATCAATATGTCCTGCGGCTGCGCGTTGAAGAGGCCAAGCGCAGGTTGGCGCACAGCCATGAGAGCGTAACCGAGATCAGCTTCGGCGTCGGCTTCGCCAGCCCAAGCCAGCTGTACCGTGTTTTCGAGAAAACGGTCGGACAGACGCCGGAGCAGTACCGCAGTGGACGGGACGGTGCAGATCATGAGAAGCGGGTGAAGGATTAA
- a CDS encoding MFS transporter: MSQIATTRNAGNTAFYMLLGVSIAHLLNDAMQSVVPAVFPVFQQQMQLSFAQIGWVAFTLNVTASILQPLIGYMTDRRPMPLLLPAGMAFTLLGMLGLAAASHFWMLLASAALIGIGSSVLHPESSRVAHLAASRSKGFAQSVFQVGGNTGQALAPLMAAFIIGPQGQLGFVWFSLLAVAGIIVQSAVGRWYAGQIRLNAGSRHGAGRSDGRRFGKGFIAFALTILILMLFSKFVYLAGMTGYYAFYYMEKFNLPLERAQICLFALQFAGMAGTFLGGPLADRFGRQTVIWFSILGTAPFSLLLPYAGPVSSIFLCVAIGLILMSGFSVIIVYAQELLPGHVGTVAGLFFGLAFGLGGIGSVVLGGWMDAVGVSAMMKLCAFLPLLGLFALLLPKDSVIMAGGKESAA; this comes from the coding sequence ATGTCGCAAATCGCGACTACGCGGAACGCCGGCAATACGGCCTTTTATATGCTGCTGGGGGTCAGCATCGCACATCTGCTTAACGATGCGATGCAATCGGTCGTTCCCGCCGTATTTCCCGTGTTTCAGCAGCAAATGCAGCTCAGTTTCGCCCAGATCGGCTGGGTCGCCTTCACGCTCAACGTGACGGCTTCCATCCTGCAGCCTTTGATCGGCTACATGACGGATCGGCGGCCGATGCCGCTGCTTCTGCCGGCAGGTATGGCTTTTACGCTGCTCGGCATGCTGGGCCTCGCAGCGGCTTCGCATTTCTGGATGCTGCTCGCTTCCGCTGCGCTGATCGGCATCGGCTCCTCCGTACTGCATCCGGAATCTTCCCGCGTCGCGCATTTGGCGGCCAGCCGCAGCAAAGGATTCGCGCAGTCGGTGTTTCAGGTCGGCGGCAATACGGGCCAGGCGCTCGCGCCGCTGATGGCGGCCTTCATCATAGGCCCGCAGGGGCAGCTCGGCTTCGTCTGGTTTTCCCTGCTTGCCGTCGCCGGAATTATCGTGCAGTCCGCAGTCGGCAGATGGTATGCCGGACAAATCCGCCTGAACGCCGGCTCCCGCCACGGCGCGGGCCGGTCCGACGGGCGGCGGTTTGGCAAAGGCTTCATTGCCTTTGCGCTGACGATTCTGATCCTGATGTTGTTTTCCAAATTCGTTTATTTGGCCGGCATGACCGGGTACTACGCTTTTTACTATATGGAAAAGTTCAATTTGCCGCTCGAGCGGGCGCAAATCTGCCTGTTCGCGCTGCAGTTCGCCGGAATGGCCGGAACGTTTCTCGGCGGCCCGCTGGCCGACCGGTTCGGAAGACAAACCGTCATCTGGTTTTCCATTCTCGGGACGGCGCCTTTTTCGCTGCTGCTGCCGTATGCCGGGCCCGTCAGCTCGATTTTTCTATGTGTTGCCATCGGTCTCATCCTGATGTCCGGCTTCTCGGTCATCATCGTCTACGCGCAGGAGCTTCTCCCCGGCCATGTCGGAACGGTGGCCGGACTGTTTTTCGGCCTCGCCTTCGGCCTGGGCGGCATCGGCTCCGTTGTCCTCGGCGGATGGATGGACGCCGTCGGCGTATCCGCGATGATGAAGCTCTGCGCGTTCCTGCCGCTGCTCGGCCTGTTTGCGCTGCTGCTGCCGAAAGATTCGGTCATCATGGCCGGCGGGAAAGAATCGGCCGCTTAA
- a CDS encoding DALR anticodon-binding domain-containing protein has protein sequence MEKAEYALIRHMAAWQDTLHEALVELAPNIICHYAHELAALFNNFYADCPILQAEGDARAFPVAHRQIRRNAR, from the coding sequence ATGGAAAAAGCGGAATATGCGCTGATCAGGCATATGGCGGCTTGGCAGGATACGTTGCACGAAGCCTTGGTAGAACTGGCTCCGAACATCATTTGCCATTACGCTCATGAGCTTGCCGCTTTGTTCAACAACTTTTATGCCGACTGCCCGATTCTCCAAGCTGAGGGCGATGCAAGAGCTTTCCCTGTGGCTCACCGCCAAATTCGAAGAAACGCTCGGTGA
- a CDS encoding GtrA family protein — translation MKRPSLPAIRQLLKFNAVGVANTLLDMAVYALLVWTGVPYYFAQTVSYSCGIVNSYYLNKRWTFGQTEAAKTPNRSFVKFAALNAFSLAVSLLCLHIFMAQFGLSNTASKIGTTLLTMGITFAGSKLWVFSSRGGRGLE, via the coding sequence TTGAAAAGACCATCCCTTCCGGCAATCCGGCAGCTGCTCAAATTCAACGCGGTCGGAGTCGCGAACACGCTGCTCGATATGGCCGTCTACGCTTTGCTCGTTTGGACGGGGGTGCCCTATTATTTCGCACAAACGGTGTCTTACAGCTGCGGCATCGTCAACAGCTACTACCTGAATAAACGATGGACATTCGGACAAACGGAAGCGGCGAAAACGCCCAACCGCTCCTTTGTCAAATTCGCGGCTTTGAATGCGTTTTCACTCGCCGTCTCTCTGCTCTGCCTCCATATTTTTATGGCTCAATTCGGCCTCTCCAACACGGCAAGCAAAATAGGTACCACCCTTTTAACGATGGGCATCACCTTTGCCGGCAGCAAGCTGTGGGTCTTTTCTTCGCGCGGCGGGCGGGGCTTGGAATAA
- a CDS encoding helix-turn-helix domain-containing protein, which produces MSKYLIRILTYSFLIGPVPIVCLGLMTAYFSWNDNEAKANAMRAEILRQNQLRVEQMMRTLELSIAQFAASSPVKKALYEEVKPDDFVSIQELWMSLYNLQTFVDVQKSFLIHFDHRWVIESGRIVKFGPLEQLGQKEKERFRQFALGKESMKWMAESDTTDEPVVQLAAKLPMTDPGGAARAIVVVRIEKNQFADLMTQSGSERNYILDAAGGDFLSDSSRDKTYAAFNAGLFAKIQAQPGKMGHFNADSPSGKASVSYIVSPQYGWTYVSVTPVAAVYGQLGRIFFAILVVYVLIFIAAALLAYYGSWRMYSPVRNLYNMVSGLLGHEHPASRPDEFRHIEHQLKQLFSSKLELQQQVRGQFAQLKEFLLLKLFTGQISKSDFSSRAETYGLAANWRWLGVLVLQIDTLEGTKYKENERELLMFAVNNIVNDALPLGQRFSPILMDLRSQVTLLSCTMEDPAAVKTYLYETAEAVRHAVKTYLDLPVSVGISRPFADYAGALPAYHEALEALSCRIRLGNELILGYDDIGANQHIAADTYKQLQLVEEQLVYSVKSCDKEQIERLFDEYIHILRQKEVYNKEFSFLLLQLVSKVLQLLQEQGGTIKGVLGENAAVEQFIQFQTMDDLVRHFKQHFFPKILAFLAERDELQNSSIAEKMAKLVEERYDQDISLETCASLLNYHPSYISRVFKKHYGIAYVDYVIEYRMNMAKSYLEHTSLSIADIARKLQYMHTSAFIRAFRKIVGVTPGKYREEMQHVTWNREVET; this is translated from the coding sequence ATGTCCAAATATTTAATCCGGATCCTCACCTACAGCTTTCTCATCGGACCGGTCCCGATCGTCTGCCTCGGACTTATGACGGCCTATTTTTCCTGGAACGACAACGAAGCCAAAGCGAATGCGATGCGTGCGGAAATTTTGCGGCAAAACCAGCTGAGGGTCGAACAGATGATGCGCACGCTCGAACTTTCGATCGCCCAATTCGCCGCCTCCTCCCCGGTGAAAAAAGCGCTCTACGAGGAGGTCAAGCCGGATGATTTCGTCTCGATTCAAGAGCTGTGGATGAGCCTGTACAACCTGCAGACGTTCGTCGATGTGCAAAAATCGTTTTTGATCCATTTCGATCACCGTTGGGTCATCGAGAGCGGCAGAATCGTCAAATTCGGGCCGCTGGAGCAGCTGGGGCAAAAGGAAAAGGAGCGGTTTCGGCAATTTGCGCTGGGCAAGGAAAGCATGAAATGGATGGCGGAAAGCGACACTACGGACGAGCCGGTCGTTCAGCTTGCCGCCAAGCTGCCGATGACGGACCCGGGCGGCGCGGCCAGAGCGATAGTCGTCGTCCGGATTGAAAAAAACCAATTCGCCGACCTGATGACGCAAAGCGGTTCGGAGCGGAACTATATTTTGGACGCGGCCGGCGGCGATTTTTTGTCCGACTCTTCCAGGGACAAGACGTATGCTGCCTTCAATGCCGGTCTGTTCGCCAAAATACAAGCGCAGCCCGGCAAGATGGGCCATTTCAACGCCGATTCGCCTTCCGGAAAAGCAAGCGTTTCGTACATCGTCTCGCCGCAATACGGATGGACGTACGTATCCGTGACGCCGGTTGCGGCGGTATACGGGCAGCTCGGCCGCATCTTTTTTGCCATCCTTGTCGTCTATGTGCTGATCTTTATCGCCGCGGCGCTGCTCGCCTATTACGGCAGCTGGCGAATGTATTCGCCGGTCCGCAATTTGTACAATATGGTGAGCGGTTTGCTCGGACATGAACATCCCGCCTCCAGGCCGGACGAGTTCAGGCATATCGAACACCAGCTGAAGCAGCTGTTCAGCTCGAAGCTCGAGCTGCAGCAGCAGGTTCGCGGGCAGTTCGCGCAGCTCAAGGAGTTTTTGCTGCTGAAGCTGTTTACCGGCCAAATATCGAAGTCGGATTTTTCCTCCAGGGCGGAAACGTACGGTCTTGCCGCGAACTGGCGCTGGCTCGGAGTGCTCGTGCTGCAAATCGATACGCTCGAAGGCACGAAGTATAAAGAAAACGAAAGAGAGCTGTTGATGTTTGCGGTCAACAATATCGTTAACGACGCCCTTCCCCTCGGCCAGCGGTTCAGTCCGATCCTGATGGACCTGAGGTCGCAGGTTACGCTGCTGTCGTGCACGATGGAGGATCCCGCCGCCGTCAAAACGTATTTATACGAAACGGCGGAGGCGGTCCGGCATGCGGTGAAGACGTATTTGGATCTGCCGGTCAGCGTCGGAATCAGCAGGCCTTTTGCCGATTATGCCGGTGCCCTCCCGGCCTATCACGAAGCGCTGGAAGCGCTCTCGTGCCGGATTCGCCTGGGCAACGAGCTGATCCTGGGTTATGACGATATCGGCGCGAACCAGCATATAGCGGCGGATACCTACAAGCAGCTTCAGCTGGTAGAGGAGCAGCTCGTCTATTCGGTCAAATCTTGCGATAAGGAGCAGATAGAACGTTTATTCGACGAATATATCCATATTTTACGGCAAAAGGAGGTTTATAATAAGGAGTTTTCGTTCTTGCTGCTGCAGCTCGTTTCGAAGGTGCTTCAGCTGCTCCAGGAGCAGGGCGGCACAATCAAAGGAGTGCTCGGCGAAAATGCCGCAGTCGAGCAATTTATTCAGTTTCAGACGATGGACGATCTGGTCAGGCATTTCAAACAGCACTTTTTCCCGAAAATACTCGCCTTTCTCGCCGAGCGGGATGAACTGCAAAACAGCAGCATAGCGGAGAAAATGGCGAAATTGGTGGAGGAACGTTACGATCAGGATATTTCGCTGGAAACGTGCGCATCGCTTCTGAATTACCATCCAAGCTATATCAGCCGCGTGTTCAAGAAGCATTACGGCATCGCTTACGTCGATTACGTGATCGAATACCGAATGAACATGGCTAAATCCTACCTGGAGCATACGTCCTTGAGCATCGCCGATATCGCCCGGAAGCTGCAGTACATGCATACGAGCGCGTTTATCCGCGCTTTCCGGAAAATCGTCGGCGTCACGCCGGGCAAATACCGCGAAGAAATGCAGCATGTCACATGGAATCGGGAGGTTGAGACATGA